One window of Burkholderia thailandensis E264 genomic DNA carries:
- a CDS encoding RNA-binding S4 domain-containing protein, whose amino-acid sequence MPNLDFTLTGEFVELHNLLKLTGLADSGGSAKMIVASGAVKVDGAVELRKTCKIRAGQVVLLGDTRIAVHGAS is encoded by the coding sequence ATGCCCAATCTCGATTTCACGCTGACCGGCGAATTCGTCGAACTGCATAACCTGCTGAAGCTCACCGGGCTCGCGGACAGCGGCGGCTCGGCAAAGATGATCGTCGCGTCGGGCGCCGTGAAGGTCGACGGCGCGGTCGAGCTGCGCAAGACCTGCAAGATCCGCGCGGGGCAAGTCGTGTTGCTCGGCGACACGCGCATCGCCGTGCACGGCGCGTCATAG
- a CDS encoding DUF4088 family protein: MGQITLTLKDDTVVSLRKDYDAFVRVSLKLDPQFVTPSFEDFLRAKLLDSMVPLTEHAVQRLLQGGQYAWAKRTLDKEFPDVVSILIRQAGDFGFGFASRSEWTPDELAKACRDWAAAVVSGAQGDAALVDPLAAQIKSAVTDIQTLEERMQTPAWRLAESLRQRVYEAKLACEMSVGSVAREKLGELRGLLRLGIAHGSFQKQEAQQIMEYLRLLKPEIFIEEPYDVFTRIAAWLRSMFMVATPARGAQQNASQPQGQRRS; this comes from the coding sequence ATGGGCCAGATCACTCTCACGCTGAAAGACGACACCGTCGTTTCCTTGCGCAAAGACTACGATGCGTTCGTGCGCGTGTCGCTCAAGCTCGATCCGCAATTCGTCACGCCGTCGTTCGAGGATTTCCTGCGCGCGAAGCTGCTCGACAGCATGGTGCCGCTCACCGAGCACGCGGTTCAGCGGCTCCTGCAGGGCGGCCAGTATGCATGGGCGAAGCGCACGCTCGACAAGGAGTTTCCGGACGTCGTCTCGATCCTGATCCGGCAGGCGGGAGACTTCGGTTTCGGCTTCGCGTCGCGCTCCGAATGGACGCCCGACGAGCTCGCGAAAGCGTGCCGCGACTGGGCCGCCGCCGTCGTGTCCGGCGCGCAGGGGGACGCGGCGCTCGTCGATCCGCTCGCCGCACAGATCAAGTCGGCCGTCACCGACATTCAAACGCTCGAGGAACGGATGCAGACGCCCGCGTGGCGGCTCGCCGAATCGCTGCGGCAACGCGTGTACGAGGCGAAACTCGCGTGCGAGATGAGCGTCGGCAGCGTCGCGCGCGAAAAGCTCGGCGAACTGCGCGGGCTGCTCAGGCTCGGCATCGCGCACGGCTCGTTCCAGAAGCAGGAAGCGCAGCAGATCATGGAATACCTGCGGCTGTTGAAGCCCGAGATCTTCATCGAGGAACCGTACGACGTCTTCACGCGCATCGCCGCGTGGCTGCGCAGCATGTTCATGGTCGCGACGCCCGCGCGCGGCGCGCAGCAGAACGCATCGCAGCCGCAAGGCCAGCGGCGTTCGTAG
- a CDS encoding AzlD domain-containing protein: MSYALLILSMATLTYAIRTTLFLLGDRLVFPPLALAAPRFVPVTVLTAIIVPMTLAPHGGDAELTWRNPQFVGGVAAVLVCAATRRPLVTIAAGLAVFFLWQALVLPHGGLPG; encoded by the coding sequence ATGAGCTACGCGCTGCTGATTCTCAGCATGGCGACACTCACGTACGCGATCCGCACGACGCTCTTCCTGCTCGGCGATCGCCTCGTGTTTCCGCCGCTCGCGCTCGCCGCGCCGCGCTTCGTGCCGGTGACGGTGCTGACCGCGATCATCGTGCCGATGACGCTCGCGCCGCACGGCGGCGACGCGGAACTGACGTGGCGCAATCCGCAGTTCGTCGGCGGCGTCGCCGCTGTGCTCGTGTGCGCCGCGACGCGCCGGCCGCTCGTCACGATCGCCGCCGGCCTCGCCGTGTTCTTCCTCTGGCAGGCGCTCGTGTTGCCGCACGGCGGGCTGCCGGGCTGA
- a CDS encoding AraC family transcriptional regulator, whose product MRSERPQEEVRYWRTPLLPEADFVTATYRDHVFAPHWHDAYTIPVIEAGAERYTCRGSAHVAGTGSIPVINPGEIHTGSRAAEGGWRYRVAYVPVDFIRALADEIAGKPQPAPWFRLDVIHDADLAARLVLAHRLMEANGAAALLAAARRPRFGERAATADGTSDSASDPCSDSAWGSAWASASAAAPIPGMDSARASASFTASYSLCTGTARPLDDPLSAETAMLDAYSTLIARHAGNRSAPRGVAADQRRVDAMRERLAADLSETMTLSDVARAAGLSPFHAARLFSRVAGMPPHAWRNQLRLQRALAPLRAGASVADVAAACGFADQSHFTRHFKRMFGVPPGRWQSS is encoded by the coding sequence ATGCGATCCGAACGTCCGCAAGAGGAAGTCCGTTACTGGCGCACGCCGCTCTTGCCGGAGGCGGACTTCGTCACCGCGACCTATCGCGACCACGTGTTCGCGCCCCACTGGCACGACGCGTACACGATCCCCGTCATCGAGGCGGGCGCCGAACGCTACACGTGTCGAGGCAGCGCGCACGTCGCCGGTACGGGCTCGATCCCTGTCATCAATCCGGGGGAAATCCACACCGGCTCGCGCGCGGCCGAAGGCGGCTGGCGCTATCGCGTTGCCTATGTACCCGTCGATTTCATTCGCGCGCTCGCCGACGAAATCGCCGGCAAGCCGCAGCCTGCCCCATGGTTCCGGCTCGACGTCATTCACGATGCGGATCTCGCCGCGCGGCTCGTGCTCGCGCACCGGCTGATGGAGGCGAACGGCGCCGCGGCGTTGCTCGCCGCCGCCCGCCGGCCGCGGTTCGGCGAGAGGGCCGCGACGGCCGACGGCACCTCGGATTCGGCTTCGGACCCGTGCTCGGATTCTGCGTGGGGTTCAGCTTGGGCATCGGCTTCGGCCGCCGCTCCGATTCCGGGCATGGATTCGGCCCGCGCTTCAGCCAGTTTTACGGCCTCGTATTCGCTGTGCACCGGCACGGCGCGGCCGCTCGACGATCCGCTATCCGCGGAAACCGCAATGCTCGACGCATATTCGACGCTGATCGCGCGCCACGCGGGCAATCGCAGCGCGCCGCGCGGCGTCGCGGCCGACCAGCGGCGCGTCGACGCGATGCGCGAGCGGCTGGCCGCCGATCTGTCCGAAACCATGACGTTATCGGATGTCGCGCGAGCGGCCGGGCTATCGCCGTTCCATGCGGCCCGCCTGTTCTCGCGCGTGGCCGGCATGCCGCCGCACGCATGGCGCAACCAGTTGCGCCTGCAGCGCGCGCTCGCGCCGCTGCGCGCGGGCGCGAGCGTCGCCGATGTCGCCGCCGCGTGCGGCTTCGCCGATCAGAGCCACTTCACTCGACATTTCAAACGAATGTTCGGCGTGCCGCCGGGGCGTTGGCAGTCGTCGTAG
- the pncB gene encoding nicotinate phosphoribosyltransferase yields the protein MIITSLLDTDLYKFTMMQVVLHHFPAANVEYRFKCRTPGIDLVPYIDEIRAEVRSLCELRFTDPELDYLRRLRFVKSDFVDFLALFHLNEKYISITPSQKGGGEIDIEIKGPWLHTILFEIPVLAIVNEVYFRNTQRRPDYREGRGRLREKIKLLGAKPEFADCKIADYGTRRRFSKVWHEEVLRTLQDGLGAQFAGTSNVFYAMKHEITPLGTMAHEYLQACQALGPRLRDSQTYGLEMWAKEYRGDLGIALSDVYGMDAFLRDFDMYFCKLFDGARHDSGDPFDWGERLIKHYEDNRCDPRTKVLVFSDALDIPKVMQLYERFRGRCKLAFGVGTNLTNDLGYQPLQIVIKMVRCNGQPVAKLSDSPGKSMCDDKAYLAYLRQVFGITQPPDDDAGK from the coding sequence ATGATCATCACTTCGCTGCTCGATACCGACCTGTACAAATTCACGATGATGCAGGTCGTTCTGCATCACTTCCCGGCCGCGAACGTCGAATACCGCTTCAAGTGCCGCACGCCCGGCATCGATCTCGTGCCGTACATCGACGAGATTCGGGCCGAGGTCCGCTCGCTCTGCGAACTGCGCTTCACCGATCCCGAGCTCGACTATCTGCGCCGGCTGCGCTTCGTCAAGAGCGATTTCGTCGATTTCCTCGCGCTCTTTCACCTGAACGAGAAGTACATTTCGATCACGCCGTCGCAAAAGGGCGGCGGCGAGATCGACATCGAGATCAAGGGGCCGTGGCTGCATACGATCCTCTTCGAGATTCCGGTGCTCGCGATCGTCAACGAGGTGTACTTCCGCAACACGCAGCGCCGGCCCGACTATCGCGAAGGGCGCGGGCGGCTGCGCGAGAAAATCAAGCTGCTCGGCGCGAAGCCCGAGTTCGCCGATTGCAAGATCGCCGATTACGGCACGCGCCGCCGCTTCTCGAAGGTGTGGCACGAGGAGGTGCTGCGCACGCTGCAGGACGGGCTCGGCGCGCAGTTCGCCGGCACGAGCAACGTCTTTTATGCGATGAAGCACGAGATCACGCCGCTCGGCACGATGGCGCACGAGTATCTGCAGGCGTGCCAGGCGCTCGGCCCGCGGCTGCGAGATTCGCAGACCTACGGCTTGGAGATGTGGGCGAAGGAATACCGCGGCGATCTCGGGATCGCGCTGTCCGACGTCTATGGGATGGACGCGTTCCTGCGCGACTTCGACATGTATTTCTGCAAGCTCTTCGACGGCGCGCGTCACGACTCGGGCGATCCGTTCGACTGGGGCGAGCGGCTCATCAAGCACTACGAGGACAACCGGTGCGACCCGCGCACGAAGGTGCTCGTGTTCTCCGACGCGCTCGACATCCCGAAGGTCATGCAGCTGTACGAGCGTTTTCGCGGCCGCTGCAAGCTCGCGTTCGGCGTCGGCACGAACCTGACCAACGATCTGGGCTACCAGCCGCTGCAGATCGTCATCAAGATGGTGCGCTGCAACGGCCAGCCGGTTGCGAAGCTGTCGGATTCGCCGGGCAAGAGCATGTGCGACGACAAGGCCTACCTCGCGTATCTGCGCCAGGTGTTCGGGATCACGCAGCCGCCCGACGACGACGCGGGCAAGTGA
- a CDS encoding MATE family efflux transporter: MSPSGFTRAAAAPPPTLSRHAADTARLAAPLAIAQLSQMAMSVTDTVLLGSLGPDALAAGGLGANLFFVVVTLLQGVLTSVSVSVAHARGAMADDRVPHIYWTGFALSLLLAVPAFALLSFAQPLLLAFGEPAALARNVGEYAAVLRFAAPGSLIGVGLMRSFLPAIGAAKRLLWVSLAGVGVNAFLNYGLIHGAFGLPRLGFLGSATATTITIWLTAITLVALLHGRPAFKHFVAATRPRLPLMGELFGIGWPVAITYGVESTLFLATGLTVGVLGEASLAAHQIALNVASVAFMVPLAIGQAANVRVGYWAGAGAPVAARHAGFVALGLGVAFMSLSGLALIVAPHAIVGLYLKLDDPANAHTVALATSLLGIAAVFQIVDGMQTVGSGCLRGLKDTRVPMLAATLGYWGIGFPTGYWFAFHAGLGARGLWWGLAAGLASVAVLMTWRFHRKSAALGARAGA, from the coding sequence ATGTCGCCTTCCGGTTTCACTCGAGCGGCCGCCGCGCCGCCTCCCACGCTGTCCCGCCACGCCGCCGATACGGCGCGCCTCGCCGCGCCGCTCGCGATCGCGCAGCTCTCGCAAATGGCGATGAGCGTCACCGACACGGTGCTGCTCGGCTCGCTCGGCCCCGACGCGCTCGCGGCGGGCGGCCTCGGCGCGAATCTGTTCTTCGTCGTCGTGACGCTGCTGCAAGGCGTGCTGACGTCGGTCAGCGTGAGCGTCGCGCACGCGCGCGGCGCCATGGCCGACGATCGCGTGCCGCATATCTACTGGACGGGCTTCGCGCTGTCGCTGTTGCTCGCGGTTCCCGCATTCGCGCTGCTGTCGTTCGCGCAGCCGCTGTTGCTCGCGTTCGGCGAACCGGCGGCGCTCGCGCGCAACGTCGGCGAATATGCGGCCGTACTGCGCTTCGCGGCGCCCGGCAGCCTGATCGGCGTCGGGCTGATGCGCTCGTTCTTGCCCGCGATCGGCGCGGCGAAGCGGCTGCTGTGGGTGTCGCTCGCGGGCGTCGGCGTCAACGCGTTTCTCAACTACGGGCTGATCCACGGCGCGTTTGGGCTGCCGCGGCTCGGCTTCCTCGGCTCCGCAACGGCAACGACGATCACGATCTGGCTCACCGCGATCACGCTCGTCGCGCTGCTGCACGGACGGCCGGCGTTCAAGCACTTCGTCGCCGCCACGCGCCCGCGCCTGCCGCTGATGGGCGAGCTGTTCGGCATCGGCTGGCCGGTCGCGATCACGTACGGCGTCGAGTCGACGCTCTTTCTCGCGACGGGCCTGACCGTCGGCGTGCTCGGCGAAGCGTCGCTCGCCGCGCATCAGATCGCGCTCAACGTCGCGTCGGTGGCCTTCATGGTGCCGCTCGCGATCGGGCAGGCGGCGAACGTGCGCGTCGGCTACTGGGCGGGCGCGGGCGCGCCCGTCGCCGCGCGGCATGCGGGCTTCGTCGCGCTCGGGCTCGGCGTCGCGTTCATGTCGCTGTCGGGGCTCGCGCTGATCGTCGCGCCGCACGCGATCGTCGGCCTCTATCTGAAGCTCGACGATCCCGCGAACGCACATACGGTCGCGCTCGCGACGTCGCTGCTCGGCATCGCCGCGGTGTTCCAGATCGTCGACGGGATGCAGACCGTCGGCTCCGGCTGCCTGCGCGGCCTGAAAGACACGCGCGTGCCGATGCTCGCCGCGACGCTCGGCTACTGGGGCATCGGCTTTCCGACCGGCTACTGGTTCGCGTTCCACGCAGGCCTCGGCGCGCGCGGATTATGGTGGGGGCTCGCGGCCGGCCTCGCGAGCGTCGCGGTGCTGATGACGTGGCGATTCCATCGGAAGAGCGCCGCGCTCGGCGCGCGGGCGGGAGCTTGA
- a CDS encoding acyl-CoA thioesterase encodes MPATPPAPLDRTETVFRFLAEPTSVNFGGKVHGGALMKWIDETAYACAAIWSSRYCVTVSVGNIRFQRPILVGNLVELKARVVATGRTSMHIHVSVHAGDPKGGVLRQTTDCLVVFVAVDENGNPVPVPPFVPVSDEQKRLAQYAMDVRAALDKIVELKPEEVAKGDV; translated from the coding sequence ATGCCCGCCACGCCCCCCGCGCCGCTTGATCGCACCGAAACCGTTTTCCGCTTCCTCGCCGAGCCGACGTCAGTCAACTTCGGCGGCAAGGTGCACGGCGGCGCGCTGATGAAATGGATCGACGAGACCGCGTACGCGTGCGCGGCGATCTGGTCGAGCCGCTATTGCGTGACAGTGAGCGTCGGCAACATCCGCTTCCAGCGGCCGATCCTCGTCGGCAATCTCGTCGAACTGAAGGCGCGCGTCGTCGCGACGGGCCGCACGAGCATGCACATCCACGTGTCGGTGCACGCGGGCGACCCGAAGGGCGGCGTGCTGCGTCAGACGACCGACTGTCTCGTCGTGTTCGTCGCGGTCGACGAGAACGGCAATCCGGTGCCGGTGCCGCCGTTCGTGCCCGTCAGCGACGAGCAGAAGCGCCTCGCGCAGTACGCGATGGACGTGCGCGCGGCGCTCGACAAGATCGTCGAGCTCAAGCCCGAGGAAGTCGCGAAAGGGGACGTGTGA
- a CDS encoding CreA family protein — MKNRHLAVLATCAALLPIATTAARGEEVASVNTNFRLTGSDRVVVEAYDDPLVSGVTCYVSRARTGGIKGTLGIAEDPTEASIACRQVAPIRFTEPLRQQTDVFSERLSFIFKTLHVVRVVDKKRNTLVYLTYSDRIATGSPKNSVTAVPVPAGTPIPVR; from the coding sequence ATGAAAAACCGTCATTTAGCCGTCCTCGCGACCTGCGCCGCCCTCCTTCCGATCGCAACGACCGCCGCGCGCGGCGAGGAAGTCGCCAGCGTCAACACCAATTTCCGCCTGACGGGTTCCGACCGCGTCGTCGTCGAAGCGTACGACGACCCGCTCGTGAGCGGCGTCACCTGCTATGTGTCGCGCGCACGCACAGGCGGCATCAAGGGCACGCTCGGCATCGCCGAGGACCCGACCGAGGCGTCGATCGCGTGCCGGCAGGTCGCGCCGATCCGCTTCACCGAGCCGCTCAGGCAGCAGACCGACGTGTTCAGCGAGCGGCTGTCGTTCATCTTCAAGACGCTGCATGTCGTGCGCGTCGTCGACAAGAAGCGCAACACGCTCGTCTATCTGACCTATAGCGACCGGATCGCAACGGGCAGCCCGAAGAACAGCGTGACCGCCGTGCCCGTGCCCGCCGGCACGCCGATCCCGGTCAGGTAA
- a CDS encoding ArsR/SmtB family transcription factor — protein sequence MSDSDRHHHFPGLSHLGALLADPGRAAMLWALMDGSARPAGELTMIAGLSPSAASAHLARLADGGLLALDVRGRHRYYRIASPDVAAAIEALANVAQAAAPQRPIPQPARTVPPDMRYARTCYDHMAGELAVQVFERLMARSWLTAANGVLDASAAGAAQFARWGIDIGGQRAKRRRFACTCPDWSERRPHLGGALGAALLERFCQCGWIEHAAKPRVLRVTPAGQREFDALLTGG from the coding sequence ATGTCCGATTCCGATCGCCACCACCATTTCCCCGGCTTGAGCCACCTCGGCGCGCTGCTCGCCGATCCGGGACGCGCCGCGATGCTCTGGGCGCTGATGGACGGCAGCGCGCGCCCCGCGGGCGAGCTGACGATGATCGCCGGGCTGTCGCCGTCGGCGGCGAGCGCGCATCTCGCCCGGCTCGCGGACGGCGGCCTCCTCGCGCTCGACGTGCGCGGCCGCCATCGCTATTACCGGATCGCTTCGCCCGATGTCGCCGCGGCGATCGAGGCGCTCGCGAACGTCGCGCAGGCGGCCGCGCCGCAGCGCCCGATCCCGCAACCGGCGCGCACGGTTCCGCCCGACATGCGCTATGCACGCACCTGCTATGACCACATGGCGGGCGAGCTCGCGGTGCAGGTATTCGAGCGGCTGATGGCGCGCAGCTGGCTGACGGCGGCCAACGGCGTGCTCGACGCAAGCGCCGCGGGCGCCGCGCAGTTCGCGCGATGGGGCATCGACATCGGCGGCCAGCGCGCGAAGCGCCGGCGCTTCGCGTGCACATGCCCGGACTGGAGCGAGCGCCGTCCGCACCTGGGCGGCGCGCTCGGCGCGGCGCTCCTCGAGCGCTTCTGCCAATGCGGCTGGATCGAGCATGCGGCCAAGCCGCGCGTGCTGCGCGTGACGCCCGCCGGCCAGCGCGAATTCGACGCCTTGCTTACCGGCGGATGA
- the fumC gene encoding class II fumarate hydratase, producing MSEAVRMERDTFGEIAVPAARLWGAQTQRSLQNFKISTEKQSPELIHALALIKRAAAAVNLELGVLAQDKANAIIATADEIIAGRHPDEFPLAVWQTGSGTQTNMNLNEVIANRASELLGGERGESRNVHPNDDVNRGQSSNDVFPTAMHVAAARAIVDHLLPALRTLRATLDAKAAAFADIVKIGRTHLQDATPLTLGQEFSGYVAQLDQGIRHVETALPHLYELAQGGTAVGTGLNAHPKFAAGVAAEIGRLTGLPFVSAPNKFEVMAAADALVFAHGALKTVAASLMKIANDIRWLASGPRCGLGELSIPENEPGSSIMPGKVNPTQSEAVTMLCCQVFGNDVAVNFGGASGNFELNVFRPMIAHNVLQSVRLLADGAQSFNDHCAVGIEPNRTRIDALLNESLMLVTALNPHIGYDKAAQIAKKAHKEGTTLRAAALALGYVTDAQFDEWVRPAKMVGNS from the coding sequence ATGAGCGAAGCAGTACGGATGGAACGCGACACGTTCGGCGAAATCGCAGTGCCGGCCGCCCGGCTATGGGGCGCGCAGACGCAGCGCTCGCTGCAGAACTTCAAGATCTCGACCGAAAAGCAGTCGCCCGAACTGATTCACGCGCTCGCGCTGATCAAGCGCGCGGCGGCCGCCGTCAATCTCGAACTCGGCGTGCTCGCGCAGGACAAGGCGAACGCGATCATCGCCACCGCCGACGAGATCATCGCCGGCCGTCATCCCGATGAATTCCCGCTCGCCGTCTGGCAAACGGGTTCGGGCACGCAGACCAACATGAACCTCAACGAGGTGATCGCGAACCGCGCGAGCGAGTTGCTCGGCGGCGAGCGAGGCGAAAGCCGCAACGTGCATCCGAACGACGACGTCAATCGCGGCCAGTCGTCGAACGACGTGTTCCCGACCGCGATGCACGTCGCCGCCGCGCGCGCGATCGTCGACCATCTGCTGCCCGCGCTGCGCACGCTGCGCGCGACGCTCGACGCGAAGGCCGCCGCGTTTGCCGACATCGTGAAGATCGGCCGCACGCACCTGCAGGACGCGACGCCGCTCACGCTCGGCCAGGAATTCTCCGGCTACGTCGCTCAGCTCGATCAGGGCATTCGCCACGTCGAGACGGCGCTGCCCCATCTGTACGAGCTCGCGCAAGGCGGCACGGCGGTCGGCACGGGCCTGAACGCGCATCCGAAGTTCGCGGCGGGCGTCGCGGCCGAGATCGGCCGGCTCACCGGCTTGCCGTTCGTCAGTGCGCCGAACAAATTCGAAGTGATGGCCGCGGCCGACGCGCTCGTGTTCGCGCACGGCGCGCTTAAGACGGTCGCCGCGAGCCTCATGAAGATCGCGAACGACATCCGCTGGCTCGCGAGCGGGCCGCGTTGCGGGCTCGGCGAGTTGTCGATTCCGGAGAACGAGCCGGGCAGCTCGATCATGCCGGGCAAGGTCAATCCGACGCAATCGGAAGCGGTGACGATGCTCTGCTGTCAAGTGTTCGGCAACGACGTCGCGGTGAACTTCGGCGGCGCGAGCGGCAATTTCGAACTGAACGTGTTCCGGCCGATGATTGCGCACAACGTACTGCAATCGGTGCGGCTGCTCGCGGACGGCGCGCAGAGCTTCAACGATCACTGCGCGGTCGGCATCGAGCCGAATCGCACGCGCATCGACGCACTCCTGAACGAATCGCTGATGCTCGTGACGGCGCTCAATCCGCACATCGGCTACGACAAGGCGGCGCAGATCGCGAAGAAGGCGCACAAGGAAGGCACGACGCTCAGAGCCGCCGCGCTCGCGCTCGGTTACGTGACCGATGCGCAATTCGACGAATGGGTGCGGCCGGCGAAGATGGTCGGCAATAGCTGA
- a CDS encoding AzlC family ABC transporter permease — translation MVGAAPFGMIFGTLVTTGPLAPWHGELMSLALFAGSAQFIALGLIAGGASYAVVLATTFIVNLRHLLYSAALAPYVAHLPLRWRATLGALMTDEVFAVAHAHYRHAEPGATGPYHFFGSGIAMYANWQIWTIAGLLFGAAFPRLQSLGLDFAMAATFIAIVVPQLAAPPYLAAAVTAGAAAFFCRAWPYKLGLLAAVAAGVAIGVALTWLDGQRARRRAEVA, via the coding sequence ATGGTGGGCGCCGCGCCCTTCGGCATGATCTTCGGCACGCTCGTCACGACCGGCCCGCTCGCGCCGTGGCACGGCGAGCTGATGTCGCTCGCGCTGTTCGCGGGCTCCGCGCAGTTCATCGCACTCGGCCTGATCGCGGGCGGCGCGAGCTACGCGGTCGTGCTCGCGACGACGTTCATCGTCAATCTGCGCCACCTGCTGTACAGCGCGGCGCTCGCGCCGTATGTCGCGCATCTGCCGCTGCGGTGGCGGGCGACGCTCGGCGCGCTGATGACCGACGAAGTGTTCGCCGTCGCCCATGCGCACTATCGTCACGCCGAACCCGGCGCGACCGGGCCATACCACTTCTTCGGCTCGGGCATCGCGATGTACGCGAACTGGCAGATCTGGACGATCGCGGGCCTGCTGTTCGGCGCCGCGTTCCCGCGTCTGCAATCGCTCGGCCTCGATTTCGCGATGGCGGCGACGTTCATCGCGATCGTCGTGCCGCAACTCGCGGCGCCGCCCTATCTCGCCGCCGCGGTGACGGCGGGCGCGGCCGCGTTCTTCTGCCGTGCATGGCCGTACAAGCTCGGCCTGCTCGCCGCCGTCGCGGCGGGCGTCGCGATCGGCGTCGCGCTGACGTGGCTCGACGGGCAGCGCGCGCGCCGGCGGGCGGAGGTCGCGTGA
- a CDS encoding ferredoxin family protein — translation MCPVDCFREGPNFLAIDPDECIDCAVCVAECPTNAIYAEEDVPGDQQQFTELNAELAKAWPSITKTKPAPADADEWKDVQDKLHLLER, via the coding sequence GTGTGCCCTGTGGACTGCTTCCGTGAAGGCCCGAACTTCCTCGCGATCGATCCGGACGAGTGCATCGACTGCGCGGTGTGCGTCGCCGAATGCCCGACCAACGCGATCTACGCGGAAGAAGACGTGCCGGGCGACCAGCAGCAGTTCACCGAGCTGAACGCCGAGCTCGCGAAGGCGTGGCCGTCGATCACGAAGACGAAGCCCGCGCCCGCCGACGCCGACGAGTGGAAGGACGTGCAGGACAAGCTGCACCTGCTCGAGCGCTGA